The following are encoded in a window of Hirundo rustica isolate bHirRus1 chromosome 23, bHirRus1.pri.v3, whole genome shotgun sequence genomic DNA:
- the MPZL2 gene encoding myelin protein zero-like protein 2 — MRGRTWLGAALVLGAQLRALWLAAAVEVHTAKEVVAVNGTNQRLKCTFSSSSPISQQLSVSWNFQPEDLSSHEPVFYYLKEPYTPPSGRFKERVTWDGNIERNDVSIMIWNLQPSDNGTFTCQVTNWPDVYGTIGEVRLRVVQKVNFSEIHFLAVVIGSASVLMVIVVTAVIICRQRRRKARDKRLEVADTERKEKESLKMREEKEPIPLED, encoded by the exons CGCTGTGGCTGGCGGCGGCGGTGGAAGTTCACACTGCCAAGGAGGTGGTGGCCGTGAACGGGACCAACCAGCGGCTGAAATGcaccttttccagcagcagccccatcAGCCAGCAGCTGTCAGTGAGCTGGAACTTCCAGCCCGAGGACCTGAGCTCCCATGAGCCG GTATTTTACTACCTGAAGGAGCCCTACACGCCCCCCTCGGGGAGGTTTAAAGAGCGAGTCACCTGGGATGGGAACATTGAGCGCAACGATGTTTCCATCATGATCTGGAACCTGCAGCCCAGTGACAACGGCACCTTCACCTGCCAGGTGACAAACTGGCCCGATGTCTATGGCACCATCGGGGAGGTGCGGCTCCGGGTCGTGCAGAAAG TGAATTTCTCAGAAATCCATTTCCTGGCCGTGGTCATCGGATCTGCCTCCGTCCTGATGGTCATCGTGGTGACAGCTGTGATTATCTGCCGGCAGCGTCGCAGGAAAGCGCGAGACAAGAGGCTGGAGGTGGCAGACACCGAGCG caaagaaaaggagagcctgaagatgagggaggaaaaggagcccATTCCATTGGAAGATTAA